One Drosophila willistoni isolate 14030-0811.24 chromosome 2R unlocalized genomic scaffold, UCI_dwil_1.1 Seg167, whole genome shotgun sequence DNA segment encodes these proteins:
- the LOC6641886 gene encoding protein FAM107B, producing the protein MQRPGSNISSNIMSRMSVFENTALTHSFAEAENLSGEAMMSMSSSPPPTPTGVQTDAEGLILPKKLINPCMENTDRKELHRELKFNARIGKSVLNQKSELQRAYDKQKERHAAAEHQHHSPDSEIVGGIPNLKGELGRVILERAQKHEAAAQKHDAEEAEDRQYVNPEYLNVRAKLRAATAHGPN; encoded by the exons ATGCAGCGACCGGGCTCAAATATTTCATCAAACATCATGAGCCGTATGTCGGTCTTTGAAA ATACTGCATTGACCCATAGTTTTGCTGAGGCTGAGAACTTAAGCGGCGAAGCCATGATGTCCATGTCGAGTTCCCCACCGCCCACACCCACTGGGGTACAAACGGATGCCGAGGGTCTGATATTACCCAAGAAGCTAATAAATCCCTGCATGGAGAATACAGATCGCAAAGAGTTGCATCGAGAATTAAAGTTCAATGCGCGCAT tGGCAAATCGGTGTTGAATCAAAAATCAGAACTACAGCGTGCCTATGACAAGCAAAAGGAACGTCATGCAGCTGCCGAGCATCAGCACCATTCACCGGATTCGGAAATAGTTGGCGGCATACCCAATCTGAAAGGGGAATTGGGTCGTGTGATTTTGGAGCGGGCCCAGAAACATGAGGCAGCTGCCCAGAAGCACGATGCCGAGGAGGCTGAGGACCGACAATATGTGAATCCCGAATATCTTAATGTGCGGGCCAAATTACGTGCAGCCACAGCGCATGGGCCGAATTAA
- the LOC6641887 gene encoding uncharacterized protein LOC6641887, with the protein MIRSGSTKEKYRFSRLIKQGKQHVLPADLFPLPVQTDKSLCRDAFLRQVLGSDNYTETLEDLSSTNRRSTTFINVGDSNQNLSDVKPLFRPSNARRSQSTVLSTDSKVLAMDLNEMMLMRYRYLLSDIGNQSIRFLIEYLKSQLTIIGDVCCGKLDPMYKVFSWSITDHLAMFETRRNTVYLDILERMQTERELDKMKLKVDINEIIRLLDAIQDDVKTKTDPCQGSLRLLKHTQHDNLKYLTAPFEKLQLEHDDLTLALSQCKPTASVNSQFAARRQYVKLKRLDCDYLHPIEVRYSINLANDAVERANFVDSLAQEAITDELAKIELLTEQDVYVWQSCQLSYAQTIEEYKSRIEQLQTTYDEDMDRTENELQEMRNTLQKCKDDLLYYQEEVQFFQSEVKRTQDIIAQEQLKPKKSKGKVKMSKT; encoded by the exons ATGATTCGCTCGGGAAgcactaaagaaaaatatCGTTTTAGCCGTCTAATTAAGCAAGGCAAGCAACACGTTTTACCTGCTGATCTTTTTCCTTTACCCGTGCAAACCGATAAGAGCCTTTGTCGAGATGCCTTCCTCCGGCAAGTGCTTGGGTCTGACAATTATACGGAAACTTTGGAGGATCTTTCGTCCACTAATCGTCGATCGACAACATTCATAAATGTTGGTGATTCGAATCAAAATTTATCAGATGTGAAACCATTATTTAGGCCATCAAATGCAAGAAGATCTCAGTCGACTGTTTTATCAACTGATTCAAAAGTTCTTGCCATGGATCTCAATGAAATGATGCTAATGAGATATCGTTATTTATTATCAGATATCGGAAATCAAAGTATTCGCTTTCTGATAGAATATCTAAAGTCTCAACTTACGATAATAGGTGATGTTTGTTGCGGCAAATTGGATCCAATGTATAAAGTATTCAGTTGGTCAATAACCGATCATTTGGCCATGTTTGAAACAAGACGTAATACCGTCTATTTGGATATATTAGAACGTATGCAAACGGAAAGAGAATTggataaaatgaaattaaaagtCGATATTAATGAGATAATACGTCTACTAGATGCCATACAGGACGATGTCAAGACCAAAACTGATCCATGTCAGGGTTCATTGCGTCTATTAAa ACATACACAACATGATAATTTGAAGTATTTGACAGCACCCTTTGAGAAATTGCAACTTGAACATGATGACTTGACTTTGGCACTTTCTCAATGTAAGCCAACTGCTTCAGTTAATTCCCAGTTTGCTGCAAGACGTCAGTATGTCAAGTTGAAACGTTTGGATTGTGATT ATTTGCATCCAATTGAGGTACGCTATTCTATAAATCTTGCCAACGATGCTGTGGAGCGAGCCAATTTTGTTGATAGTCTGGCTCAAGAG GCCATAACCGATGAATTGGCCAAAATTGAGCTTCTTACCGAGCAGGATGTATACGTCTGGCAATCTTGTCAGTTAAGCTATGCCCAAACTATAGAAGAGTACAAGTCTCGTATTGAACAATTGCAAACGACCTATGATGAGGATATGGATCGCACTGAAAATGAGTTGCAAGAAATGCGTAATACTCTGCAAAAATGTAAAGATGATCTATTATACTATCAGGAAGAAGTGCAATTCTTTCAGAGTGAAGTTAAACGAACTCAAGATATTATTGCCCAAGAGCAGTTGAAACCAAAG AAATCAAAGGGCAAAGTGAAGATGAGTAAAACGTAA
- the LOC111518612 gene encoding uncharacterized protein LOC111518612, producing the protein MECKRNTPSAGDNANHASKKVQQVMARIMPRQIGDSANNTTSLYPGDSSPSIVRQLIDSPAATRSESFLAPNSNAMHLLINLTTIVSTLKRLAIRAGQLPFRFASMEAFQRLRMLYLSAREMNASFLKAINRSRTTDPIYNISDMDEEELTNVLNSEFMVHWLTRPMADCSLFSLDSTTIELGAHYSQRDERLVSNNIVGMNMSFIQWQSTVWPHIASTITEAAAHLESATAHVIR; encoded by the exons atggagTGCAAAAGGAATACACCTTCAGCTGGGGATAATGCTAACCACGCTTCAAAGAAG GTTCAACAGGTCATGGCTCGTATTATGCCACGGCAAATAGGCGATTCGGCCAATAATACGACAAGTCTTTATCCAGGCGACTCATCGCCCTCTATTGTTCGTCAGCTGATTGATTCACCTGCCGCTACAAGATCTGAATCCTTTCTAGCCCCTAACTCTAATGCCATGCATCTTTTAATCAATTTGACCACGATTGTCAGTACTCTAAAAAGACTGGCTATACGGGCTGGCCAGCTACCCTTTCGTTTTGCCAGCATGGAGGCTTTCCAACGTTTGAGGATGCTCTATTTGTCGGCCAGAGAGATGAATGCATCGTTCCTGAAGGCCATCAATCGTTCACGTACCACGGATCCCATTTATAATATTAGCGATATGGATGAAGAAGAGTTGACAAATGTTTTGAACTCGGAATTTATGGTGCATTGGCTTACTCGACCGATGGCAGATTGTTCCTTATTTTCTTTGGACTCCACAACCATTGAACTGGGTGCCCATTATTCCCAACGGGACGAACGATTGGTGTCAAACAACATTGTGGGCAtgaatatgagttttatccaATGGCAATCGACTGTTTGGCCTCATATTGCATCTACCATAACCGAGGCGGCTGCGCATTTAGAGTCGGCAACTGCACATGTAATTCGATAA